The genomic DNA CCGCATCGCCGATCTGTACGCCGGTTCCGGCGCCGTCGGCCTCGAAGCGCTCTCCCGGGGCGCCGCCCACGCGCTCCTCGTCGAGGCCGACGCGAAGGCCGCCCGCACCGTCCGGGACAACGTCCGCACGCTCGGTCTGCCCGGCGCCGAGGTCCGTAACGGCAAAGCCGAGCAGATCGTGACAGGACCCGCGCCCGCAGAGCCCTACGACGTGGTCTTCCTGGACCCGCCGTACGCCGTCACCGATGGCGATCTTGGCGAGATCCTGCTCACACTCCGTGCTCAGGGCTGGCTCACCGGCGATGCACTCGTCACCGTGGAGCGCAGCACCAGAGGCGGAGAATTCGGCTGGCCGCAAGGATTCGAGCCACTGCGGGCCCGTCGCTACGGCGAGGGAACGTTTTGGTACGGTCGCGCCGCCTCTACGTGCGAAGACGCACGATGACCGGACCGGAGAGCGAGGGAATCACGTTGCGCCGCGCCGTCTGTCCGGGGTCGTTCGACCCCATCACCAACGGACATCTCGACATCATTGGCCGAGCCTCGAAGCTGTACGACGTCGTACACGTCGCGGTGATGATCAACCAGTCGAAGAAAGGACTCTTCGAGGTGGAGGAGCGGATAGATCTGATCCGCCAGGTCACCTCCGACTTCGGCAACGTCGAGGTCGAGTCCTTCCACGGCCTGCTGGTCGACTTCTGCAAGCAGCGCGAGATCCCGGCGATCGTGAAGGGCCTGCGGGCCGTGAGCGACTTCGACTACGAACTCCAGATGGCCCAGATGAACAACGGCCTCTCCGGAGTCGAGACGCTCTTCGTGCCGACCAATCCCACCTACAGCTTCCTGTCGTCGTCCTTGGTCAAAGAGGTCGCGACCTGGGGCGGCGACGTCTCCCACCTGCTGCCGCCGGTTGTCCACGAAGCCCTCATAGAGCGCCTGGGCAAGCGGTGAGTCACTGACTGACCGTCACCAGGTGTCGGGCGGGAGCCGACTGGCCTTACAGTCGTCCCGTCCGGCTCCAACAGCAGCAGAGAGTGGCGAGCACACGGTGGACGTGCAGAAGAAGCTCGACGAGATCGTCGAAGCGGTCGGGAGCGCCCGCTCCATGCCCATGTCGGCGTCGTGCGTGGTCAACCGCGCCGAACTGCTCGCGATGCTCGAAGAGGTGCGGCAGGCCCTGCCCGGCTCGCTGGCCCAGGCCGCGGAGGTGATCGGCGGCCATGAGCAGCTGGTCGAGCAGGCCCGCCAGGAGGCCGGACGGATCATCGAGTCCGCCCACGCCCAGCGCGGAACACTCGTCTCCGACACCGAGATCGCCCGGCAGTCACGGAGCGAGGCCGACCGGATCCTCTCCGAGGCCCGCCGGGAGGCCGACGAGGTCCGGGCCGACGCCGACGAGTACGTCGACAGCAAGCTCGCCAACTTCGAGGTCGTCCTCACCAAGACCATCGGCTCCGTGGACCGCGGCCGCGAGAAGCTGCTGGGCCGGGGGCAGGGACTGGACGAGCAGGGATACCAGGACCCGGACTTCGCCGAGGCGCCCGAGCGCAGCGCCGACCCGGCCACGCTCCAGCGCCGCGCCGACGAGTACGTCGACACCAAGCTCGGCGCCTTCGAGGCGGTGCTCGCCAAGACCCTGGAGGCGGTCGGCCGGGGCCGGCAGAAGCTGCACGGCCGGGTGGCCGGCGACGACCTCGGTGCGCACATGGCCGCCCAGGACGCCGCAGGCAGCCAGGGGCACACCAGCGACGCCGACTACCTCGCGGGTCTGGCCGAGCTCGCCACCCCGGACCCGCAGCAGCAGCCCCCGCAGCCGCGCTACCCGGCCCAGGCGCAGCCCGAGCCGCAGTACGCGCAGACGTACGCCTACCAGGAGCAGCCGCTCCAGCAGGACGTCTACGGCTACCAGCAGCAGCCCGACCCGTACGCCGCCTACCAGCAGCAGAGCTACGACCCCGGCTCCCTGCAGGCCCAGCAGGCCCAGCAGCCGCAGCAGGACTACGGCTGGCCCCAGCAGCCCGCCCAGCCGCCGGCTCCGGCCCCGCAGGGCGAGAGCGCACTGGACGAGACCAGCCTCTTCGACACCAGCATGATCGATCTGGAGCAGCTGCGCCGGTACGAACAGGGCCGCTGACCGTGGTGTCCCGGGCCGGTGGGCCCGGGGGCGGACCGGCCCGGATTGGGTGCTGAGCGGTACGTCAAGTATCCTGGCTCTTCGGTCGCGCGTAGATCCGCGATCCCGGCTGCCCGTTTCGACTCCGGACCGGGCCGGCCCCTCCCGATGCAGCACGACGCACATGATCGCGAAAGCAGGAAAAGCCCTGAACGGCCACCTCGACCACCGAAACCCTCTCGTGTTCGATACGCACGAGCTGGGCCGGCGTCCCGGTGCCCTCAAGCGGCTGACCCGCTCGGTGGAGGCGCCCAGGGATCTGGGTATCGACGGCGTCATCGGTGTGCCGGAAGGCGCACCCGTGGTGCTGGACATCCGCCTCGAATCGGTCATGGAAGGGGTGCTTGTCACAGGCACCGCCCGTGCATCGGCCGAGGGGGAGTGCGTAAGGTGTCTGGAGCCGCTGACCGTCAAGGTCGAAGCGGACTTCCAGGAGATGTTCTCGTACCCTGACGCCGATGACCGGGGCCGCGGCAAAGCGGCGGACCCGGTCGACGACGCCGAGGACGACGAGGACGTGTTCTTCCTTGAGGACGGCTTGTTCGACCTCGAGTCAGTGCTGCGTGACGCGGTAGTGCTCGCACTGCCCATGCAGCCGGTGTGCAAGGAGACCTGCCTCGGTCTGTGTTCCGAATGCGGAATCAGGCTGGACGAGAATCCCGGACACCACCACGATGCCGTCGACATCCGTTGGGCGGCACTGCAAGGACTCGCCGAGACCGTTCAGGACGGCGAGAAGGACAACATGGGCGGCGCCGAACCTGGCGTCGACGAGAAGCAGGAGAAGTAGCCGTGGCTGTTCCGAAGCGGAAGATGTCGCGCAGCAACACGCGCCACCGCCGGTCGCAGTGGAAGGCTGCGGTCCCCACCCTGGTTTCGTGCGAGCGTTGCCAGGAGCCGAAGCTCCAGCACATTGCGTGCCCGAGCTGCGGCACCTACAACAAGCGCCAGGTCCTCGAGGTCTGAGCGGCTGGTGAGAGGCCCGATGTCTGAGTTGTCCAGTGCCAAGAAGCAGGCAGACAACGTCAACACAGCCTCGTCCCACACGCTTCTGGAAGGGCGGCTCGGGTATCACCTCGAGTCCGCCCTTCTGGTGCGTGCGCTGACCCACCGTTCGTACGCATACGAGAACGGCGGCCTGCCCACCAACGAGCGGCTCGAATTCCTCGGGGATTCGGTGCTCGGCCTGGTGGTCACGGACACGCTGTACCGCACCCACCCCGACCTGCCCGAAGGCCAGCTGGCCAAGTTGCGGGCCGCGGTGGTCAACTCGCGTGCACTTGCGGAAGTGGGCCGCGGCCTCGAACTCGGCTCCTTCATCCGGCTCGGCCGCGGTGAAGAGGGCACGGGGGGCCGGGACAAGGCTTCCATCCTCGCCGACACCCTTGAAGCGGTGATCGGCGCGGTCTATCTCGACCAGGGCCTCAGTGCGGCCTCGGAGCTGGTTCACCGGCTCTTCGACCCGCTGATCGACAGGTCCTCGAACCTCGGCGCCGGCCTGGACTGGAAGACCAGTCTCCAGGAACTCACCGCGAGCGAGAGCCTCGGAGTCCCCGAGTACCTCGTCACGGAGACCGGCCCGGACCACGAGAAGACCTTCACTGCTGCTGCTCGCGTCGGTGGTGTCTCGTACGGCACCGGCACCGGCCGTAGCAAGAAGGAAGCGGAGCAGCAGGCGGCGGAATCCGCCTGGCGTGAGATCAGCGCCGCCGCGGAAGCGCGGGAGGCCGCGGCGAAGGCCGCAGCCGACGGAGGGGTCGCCGACACCCCTGCCGACCCGTCGCCGCACACGGACGCCGCTCCGGCCTGAACCGACCGGGAACCCCTCGGTGCCTCGCGCACCGGGGGGTTCTCGCTGTCCGCGCGGCGCTCGCCCGCCGCCGCGCGTCCTTCGCCGTCCCCACCGTCCCGTACCACCACGTCGTTCCAGGAGCGCCATCGTGCCCGAGCTTCCCGAGGTAGAAGTCGTACGGCGAGGTCTGGAGCGCTGGGTCACCGGCCGCACCGTCACGGATGTCGAGGTCCTCCACCCGCGTGCGGTCCGCAGGCACCTCGCGGGCGGCGTGGATTTCGCGGCGCGGCTGCACGGGGCCCGGTTCGGTACGGCGATGCGCCGCGGCAAGTACCTCTGGGTGCCGCTGGACGACGCGTCCTCCTCGCTGCTCGGCCATCTCGGTATGAGCGGTCAGCTGCTCGTGCAGCCCGAGGACGCCGCGGACGAGAAGCATCTGCGGGTCAGGATCCGGTTCGACGACGCGCTCGGCACCGAACTGCGCTTCGTCGACCAGCGCACCTTCGGCGGGCTCTCGCTCCACGACAACACCCCGGACGGGCTGCCCGACACCATCGCGCACATCGCCCGCGACCCGCTCGACCCGGAGTTCGACGACGCCGCGTTCCACACGGCCCTGCGCCTGCGCCGTACGACGGTCAAGCGCGCCCTGCTCGACCAGTCGCTGATCAGCGGCGTCGGCAACATCTACGCCGACGAGGCCCTCTGGCGGGCCAGGCTGCACTTCGACCGGCCGACCGCGACGCTGACCCGGCCCAGGTCGGCCGAGCTGCTGGGCCATGCCCGCGATGTGATGAACGCGGCCCTCGACCAGGGTGGCACCAGCTTCGACAGCCTCTATGTGAACGTGAACGGTGAGTCCGGCTACTTCGACCGGTCGCTCGACGCCTACGGGCGGGAGGGCGAGCCGTGCCACCGCTGCGGTACCCCGATGCGCCGTCGGCCCTGGATGAACCGCTCCAGCTACTACTGCCCGCGCTGTCAGCGGCCGCCGCGCGCCTCGTCGTAACGCGTACGGGCCGCCAGCACCTCGGCCATCCGGCCCTCCACGAGCCCGATCAGCCCGATCAGCCGGCCGGCCACCTCACGGCCGAGCGGGGTGAGCTCGTAGTCCACCCGGGGCGGGTTGGTGGGCTGCGCCTCGCGGTGGACGAGTCCGTCGCGTTCCAGCGCGTGCAGGGTCTGGGAGAGCATCTTCTCGCTCACCCCGTCGACCCGGCGCCGCAGCTCGTTGAACCGGAGACCACCCTCGTACAGCGCGCCCAGCGTCAGGCTGCCCCAGCGCCCGGTGACATGCTCCAGCGTGCCGCGCGAGGGGCACTGCCGGGAGAAGACGTCGAAGGCGAGGCTGTCCATACGCGACAGCTTACGCCCGCACAGCGCTCACCAGGAGGGTGCGCTGTGCGGGCGAAAGCGGGTCGTGGGGGTGAGCGCCGGCCGGCGCGAGGGCCGGTGGGTGTGAGGGGCGATGGGTGTGAGGGCCTGCGGGCGCGCGGGCCCGGTGGGCGCGCGGGCCCGGTGGGTGCCTCAAGGGTCAGAAGCCGAAGTCCTGTGTCCACCAGGGGCCGCCGGAGCCGGCGTGCATGCCCACACCGAGGGTCTTGTAGTCGCAGTTGAGAATGTTTGCGCGATGTCCGTCGCTGTTCATCCAGGACTCCATCACGGCCTCGGCGTCGGCCTGTCCGCGGGCGATGTTCTCGCCGCCGAGGTTCTGCACGCCGGCCTTGGCGGCACGGTCCCACGGGGTCGCGCCATCGGGGTCGGTGTGGTCGAAGAAGCCGCGGGCCGCCATGTCCTCGCTGAAGTTCTGGGCGAGTGCGGTCAGCG from Streptomyces sp. NBC_00654 includes the following:
- the rnc gene encoding ribonuclease III, which produces MSELSSAKKQADNVNTASSHTLLEGRLGYHLESALLVRALTHRSYAYENGGLPTNERLEFLGDSVLGLVVTDTLYRTHPDLPEGQLAKLRAAVVNSRALAEVGRGLELGSFIRLGRGEEGTGGRDKASILADTLEAVIGAVYLDQGLSAASELVHRLFDPLIDRSSNLGAGLDWKTSLQELTASESLGVPEYLVTETGPDHEKTFTAAARVGGVSYGTGTGRSKKEAEQQAAESAWREISAAAEAREAAAKAAADGGVADTPADPSPHTDAAPA
- the rpmF gene encoding 50S ribosomal protein L32, translated to MAVPKRKMSRSNTRHRRSQWKAAVPTLVSCERCQEPKLQHIACPSCGTYNKRQVLEV
- the rsmD gene encoding 16S rRNA (guanine(966)-N(2))-methyltransferase RsmD, whose product is MTRVIAGSAGGRRLAVPPGTGTRPTSDRAREGLFSTWEALLGTLDGIRIADLYAGSGAVGLEALSRGAAHALLVEADAKAARTVRDNVRTLGLPGAEVRNGKAEQIVTGPAPAEPYDVVFLDPPYAVTDGDLGEILLTLRAQGWLTGDALVTVERSTRGGEFGWPQGFEPLRARRYGEGTFWYGRAASTCEDAR
- the coaD gene encoding pantetheine-phosphate adenylyltransferase — encoded protein: MRRAVCPGSFDPITNGHLDIIGRASKLYDVVHVAVMINQSKKGLFEVEERIDLIRQVTSDFGNVEVESFHGLLVDFCKQREIPAIVKGLRAVSDFDYELQMAQMNNGLSGVETLFVPTNPTYSFLSSSLVKEVATWGGDVSHLLPPVVHEALIERLGKR
- a CDS encoding DUF177 domain-containing protein, which codes for MIAKAGKALNGHLDHRNPLVFDTHELGRRPGALKRLTRSVEAPRDLGIDGVIGVPEGAPVVLDIRLESVMEGVLVTGTARASAEGECVRCLEPLTVKVEADFQEMFSYPDADDRGRGKAADPVDDAEDDEDVFFLEDGLFDLESVLRDAVVLALPMQPVCKETCLGLCSECGIRLDENPGHHHDAVDIRWAALQGLAETVQDGEKDNMGGAEPGVDEKQEK
- a CDS encoding helix-turn-helix domain-containing protein, giving the protein MDSLAFDVFSRQCPSRGTLEHVTGRWGSLTLGALYEGGLRFNELRRRVDGVSEKMLSQTLHALERDGLVHREAQPTNPPRVDYELTPLGREVAGRLIGLIGLVEGRMAEVLAARTRYDEARGGR
- the mutM gene encoding bifunctional DNA-formamidopyrimidine glycosylase/DNA-(apurinic or apyrimidinic site) lyase, which gives rise to MPELPEVEVVRRGLERWVTGRTVTDVEVLHPRAVRRHLAGGVDFAARLHGARFGTAMRRGKYLWVPLDDASSSLLGHLGMSGQLLVQPEDAADEKHLRVRIRFDDALGTELRFVDQRTFGGLSLHDNTPDGLPDTIAHIARDPLDPEFDDAAFHTALRLRRTTVKRALLDQSLISGVGNIYADEALWRARLHFDRPTATLTRPRSAELLGHARDVMNAALDQGGTSFDSLYVNVNGESGYFDRSLDAYGREGEPCHRCGTPMRRRPWMNRSSYYCPRCQRPPRASS
- a CDS encoding cell division initiation protein, whose amino-acid sequence is MDVQKKLDEIVEAVGSARSMPMSASCVVNRAELLAMLEEVRQALPGSLAQAAEVIGGHEQLVEQARQEAGRIIESAHAQRGTLVSDTEIARQSRSEADRILSEARREADEVRADADEYVDSKLANFEVVLTKTIGSVDRGREKLLGRGQGLDEQGYQDPDFAEAPERSADPATLQRRADEYVDTKLGAFEAVLAKTLEAVGRGRQKLHGRVAGDDLGAHMAAQDAAGSQGHTSDADYLAGLAELATPDPQQQPPQPRYPAQAQPEPQYAQTYAYQEQPLQQDVYGYQQQPDPYAAYQQQSYDPGSLQAQQAQQPQQDYGWPQQPAQPPAPAPQGESALDETSLFDTSMIDLEQLRRYEQGR